A genome region from Archaeoglobus fulgidus DSM 4304 includes the following:
- a CDS encoding transketolase C-terminal domain-containing protein, whose amino-acid sequence MRKVVRGFYSVAYSVKLCKPNVICAYPITPQTEIVENLAAMYANGELGDAEYITAESEFGAASMLVGASAAGARVFTATCSQGLILMSEVLFNAAGMRLPIVLVNTNRALSAPLSIWNDHQDSMAMRDAGIMQVYVENNQEAHDMIPQAYKVAENRKVLLPFMICMDGYKLTHAYEPVDLLEQETVDSFLPPYEPAAYMTTKKPLAFGCYAPPHVYMEFRVAMQQAMERARKIMLDVFKEWGELTGRDWGGHITVDFPDSKIFVVAMGSVVGLLRKVVEELRGEGLSVGLIKIRTFRPFPVEELREALKDAEKVIVLDRSVSFGYEGPVSIELKSAIYGHSSAEIYSFAVGLGGRDMPKDFLEKIIRDVAEGREKPGFAFKGYQEFEEVIP is encoded by the coding sequence ATGAGGAAAGTGGTTAGAGGTTTTTACTCTGTCGCGTACTCGGTCAAGCTCTGCAAACCAAACGTCATTTGCGCTTATCCCATCACTCCCCAGACGGAGATAGTTGAGAACCTCGCAGCCATGTATGCGAACGGCGAGCTGGGAGATGCTGAGTACATAACAGCAGAATCAGAATTTGGAGCGGCAAGCATGCTTGTCGGAGCTTCTGCTGCGGGAGCGAGAGTTTTCACAGCAACTTGCAGTCAGGGTTTAATTTTGATGAGCGAAGTTCTTTTCAACGCCGCTGGAATGAGACTGCCCATCGTTCTTGTTAACACCAACAGAGCTCTCTCAGCTCCGCTAAGCATCTGGAACGACCATCAGGACAGCATGGCGATGAGGGATGCAGGAATCATGCAGGTTTACGTTGAGAACAATCAGGAGGCCCACGACATGATTCCTCAGGCATACAAGGTCGCTGAAAACAGGAAGGTTCTGCTTCCCTTCATGATATGCATGGATGGTTACAAGCTCACACACGCCTACGAGCCCGTTGACCTTCTTGAGCAGGAAACGGTTGACAGCTTTCTCCCACCATACGAGCCCGCTGCCTACATGACCACCAAGAAGCCCTTGGCCTTCGGCTGCTACGCCCCGCCGCACGTCTACATGGAGTTCAGGGTTGCGATGCAGCAGGCGATGGAGAGGGCCAGAAAGATAATGCTTGACGTCTTCAAAGAATGGGGAGAGCTTACCGGCAGAGACTGGGGAGGGCACATCACAGTTGACTTCCCCGACTCCAAAATCTTCGTGGTGGCGATGGGCTCCGTTGTTGGATTGCTGAGAAAGGTCGTCGAGGAGCTCAGAGGTGAGGGGCTGAGCGTTGGGCTTATCAAGATAAGAACCTTCCGCCCCTTCCCGGTTGAGGAGCTGAGAGAGGCTTTGAAGGATGCTGAGAAGGTAATTGTTCTCGACCGCTCCGTCAGCTTTGGATATGAGGGGCCGGTATCCATCGAGCTAAAATCCGCCATCTACGGGCACTCATCTGCAGAAATCTACTCCTTTGCGGTTGGGCTGGGTGGTAGAGATATGCCAAAGGACTTCCTTGAGAAAATCATCAGGGATGTTGCTGAGGGCAGGGAAAAGCCGGGATTTGCGTTTAAAGGTTATCAAGAGTTCGAGGAGGTGATACCGTGA
- a CDS encoding menaquinone biosynthesis family protein has product MKIRVAHTPDADDAFMFYAMTHGKVDTWLEIEHVIEDIETLNRKAFNAEYEVTAISAHAYALLDDKYRILSAGASVGDGYGPVVVAKSEISLDGKRIAVPGRYTTANLLLKLAVEDFEPVEMPFDRIIQAVLDEEVDAGLLIHEGQITYADYGLKCVLDLWDWWSEQVKLPLPLGLNAIRRDLSVEVQEEFLRAMRESIAFAIENPDEAIEYAMKYSRGLDRERAKRFAMMYVNDYTYNMPESVDAALKKLYEMAEAKGLIKMPKLDILRL; this is encoded by the coding sequence ATGAAAATCAGAGTTGCCCACACACCTGATGCTGACGATGCCTTCATGTTCTACGCCATGACTCATGGCAAGGTTGACACTTGGCTGGAGATTGAGCACGTCATTGAGGATATAGAGACCCTCAACAGGAAGGCCTTTAATGCAGAATACGAGGTCACCGCCATCTCTGCCCATGCTTACGCCCTGCTTGATGATAAATACCGAATTCTCTCAGCTGGTGCGAGTGTTGGAGATGGTTATGGGCCTGTTGTGGTTGCCAAGAGCGAGATTAGCCTTGATGGAAAGAGAATAGCCGTTCCCGGAAGATATACCACTGCAAACCTCTTGCTGAAGCTTGCTGTTGAAGATTTTGAGCCTGTGGAGATGCCTTTTGACAGGATAATTCAGGCTGTGCTGGATGAAGAGGTTGATGCTGGGCTGCTGATTCACGAGGGACAGATTACCTACGCAGATTACGGCTTAAAATGCGTTCTCGACCTCTGGGATTGGTGGAGCGAGCAGGTAAAGCTCCCCCTCCCCCTCGGCCTCAATGCCATAAGGAGAGATTTGAGCGTAGAGGTGCAGGAGGAGTTTCTGAGGGCAATGAGGGAGAGCATAGCTTTTGCCATTGAAAATCCCGATGAGGCGATTGAGTATGCGATGAAGTACTCAAGGGGGCTGGACAGGGAGAGGGCGAAGAGGTTTGCAATGATGTACGTCAACGACTACACCTACAACATGCCCGAAAGTGTTGATGCAGCTTTGAAAAAGCTCTACGAAATGGCCGAGGCGAAAGGGCTAATTAAGATGCCGAAGCTGGACATTCTCAGGCTTTAG
- a CDS encoding pyruvate ferredoxin oxidoreductase subunit gamma — MIEVRFHGRGGQGAVTAADLLAVAGFKEGYYTLSFPMFGAEKRGTPVVSFLRISDEPIVARDEVYNPDYVVVLDPTVMETVNVVAGLKKGGMLIANYPKSSEDLKKEVKADELGIKVATINATKMAMEVLGRPITNTTMVGAFGGATRLIALETLLEVVREWFKGELAEKNAKLVEEAYRYMMEVCR; from the coding sequence CTGATTGAGGTTAGATTTCACGGTAGAGGTGGACAGGGAGCGGTCACAGCGGCTGATCTGCTCGCCGTTGCAGGATTTAAGGAGGGATACTACACGCTCTCCTTTCCAATGTTCGGAGCGGAGAAGAGAGGAACTCCCGTGGTCTCATTCCTCAGAATTTCCGATGAACCAATAGTTGCGAGGGACGAGGTTTACAACCCCGATTATGTCGTGGTGCTTGATCCAACGGTGATGGAGACGGTCAACGTAGTTGCCGGGCTGAAGAAGGGAGGGATGCTGATAGCCAACTACCCTAAGAGTTCGGAGGACCTCAAGAAAGAGGTAAAGGCTGACGAGCTTGGAATAAAGGTTGCGACAATAAACGCCACAAAGATGGCCATGGAAGTGCTGGGAAGGCCTATAACCAACACGACGATGGTTGGAGCTTTTGGAGGTGCAACGAGGCTCATTGCCCTTGAAACGCTGCTTGAGGTAGTCAGAGAGTGGTTCAAGGGTGAGCTGGCAGAGAAAAACGCCAAGCTGGTTGAGGAGGCTTATCGCTACATGATGGAGGTGTGCAGATGA
- a CDS encoding 4Fe-4S binding protein: MKIKINLGAISEPMQSENLKTGDWGTHYPVVDKEKCTACKTCEQYCPDLCIEVKEFGDEKYAVVNYNYCKGCGICASVCPFEAIKMELKDIFKFDAC; this comes from the coding sequence ATGAAGATTAAAATCAATTTAGGAGCGATTTCGGAACCAATGCAGTCTGAAAACCTCAAAACGGGCGACTGGGGGACGCACTATCCTGTGGTTGACAAGGAAAAGTGCACAGCCTGCAAAACATGCGAGCAGTACTGCCCTGATCTGTGCATTGAGGTCAAGGAGTTTGGGGATGAGAAGTATGCAGTTGTGAACTACAACTACTGCAAGGGATGCGGCATCTGTGCCTCAGTCTGCCCCTTTGAGGCCATTAAGATGGAGCTGAAGGACATCTTCAAGTTTGATGCTTGCTGA
- a CDS encoding alpha/beta fold hydrolase, whose translation MRFGFFDSDGLKLRYFECGEGEPLILIHGLGDCIEGWTFQYDDFSKHFRVVALDLRGFGMSDVPESISVEDFARDVKNLIDHLGIERANLLGLSMGGVVCMEFYRQYPEMVKSLVLANTLHKLPDAGRAMFEQRLKLLESSPDMTQIAEFIAEMSIHQDRPELKELVKTIIRKNNKEFYTKVTAELGRINYEDLLPKIEVPTLVITAEFDVTTPPALGREIASLIPKCDIPN comes from the coding sequence ATGAGATTCGGCTTTTTCGACTCGGATGGTTTGAAGCTTCGCTACTTCGAGTGCGGCGAGGGGGAGCCCTTAATCTTAATCCACGGACTTGGGGACTGCATAGAGGGGTGGACTTTTCAGTATGACGACTTCTCCAAGCACTTCAGAGTTGTTGCGCTCGATTTGAGAGGATTCGGAATGTCAGACGTGCCTGAAAGCATTTCCGTAGAGGACTTCGCCAGAGACGTGAAAAACCTCATAGACCACCTTGGAATTGAGAGGGCAAACCTCCTCGGCCTCTCAATGGGTGGAGTTGTCTGCATGGAGTTCTACAGGCAGTATCCGGAGATGGTGAAGTCTCTCGTTCTGGCAAACACCCTCCACAAGCTCCCAGATGCAGGAAGGGCTATGTTTGAGCAGAGATTGAAGCTGCTGGAAAGCTCACCCGACATGACCCAAATTGCGGAATTCATAGCGGAAATGTCCATACACCAAGACAGGCCTGAGCTGAAAGAGCTGGTGAAAACTATAATCAGAAAGAACAACAAGGAGTTTTACACAAAGGTGACAGCCGAACTGGGAAGGATAAACTACGAAGACTTGCTTCCCAAAATAGAAGTCCCAACTCTGGTAATCACAGCTGAGTTTGATGTAACAACACCACCCGCCTTAGGTAGGGAAATTGCCTCGCTGATTCCCAAATGTGATATCCCGAATTAA
- a CDS encoding SprT family zinc-dependent metalloprotease: MNVVVERKNVRNVRIQVLADGKVRVVAPPDFDVDSFISKHADWIKKKRAEIESLAEEIKGKERMLLLNGKFYHLVKDSGFEIKEGEEVGVVKYYSLRNLKRNLASILREELKRNVSFYSRLLGINYGRIFIKMQKTKWASCSSKGNLSFNLASLALPEKLREYIVVHELVHLLEPKHSRLFWETVGFYYPEYEEAERELKKYWIFVERNEVWRMLRALK; encoded by the coding sequence ATGAACGTAGTTGTTGAGAGGAAAAACGTCAGGAATGTGAGGATTCAGGTTCTTGCAGATGGAAAGGTTAGGGTTGTCGCTCCTCCAGATTTCGATGTTGATTCCTTCATCAGCAAGCATGCTGATTGGATAAAGAAAAAGAGGGCTGAAATCGAGAGCCTGGCTGAGGAGATTAAAGGTAAGGAGAGAATGCTTTTGCTTAACGGAAAGTTCTACCACCTCGTTAAGGATTCGGGCTTCGAGATCAAAGAGGGGGAGGAGGTTGGAGTGGTTAAGTATTACAGCCTCAGGAACCTGAAGAGGAATCTTGCCAGCATTTTGAGAGAGGAGCTGAAAAGAAATGTCTCCTTTTACTCAAGGCTTCTGGGCATAAACTACGGCAGAATCTTCATCAAGATGCAGAAGACAAAGTGGGCGAGCTGCTCCTCAAAGGGCAACCTCAGCTTCAACCTCGCATCTCTCGCTCTGCCAGAGAAGCTGAGAGAGTACATTGTGGTTCACGAGCTTGTTCATCTCCTTGAGCCAAAACACAGCAGGCTTTTCTGGGAAACAGTTGGCTTCTACTATCCTGAATACGAGGAGGCAGAGAGAGAGTTGAAGAAGTACTGGATTTTTGTTGAGAGGAATGAAGTTTGGAGGATGTTGAGGGCGTTGAAATGA
- a CDS encoding thiamine pyrophosphate-dependent enzyme — translation MKYFGSGHGACPGCGLPIAVKTVLNLLDGKVFAVNSTGCLEIISSQYGKNAWNVPYIHSLFENAAAVAAGVEAALRALKRKDEGHVVVFAGDGATADIGIGTLSGAFDRNHDILYICLDNEAYQNTGHQQSGLTPPGESTTTTPAGKVLPGKVGRKKDMISIAVAHGIPYVASSSVGYVSDIRRKVKKAVKFEGAKYIQIHSPCVTGWGIDGSIAIKVARLAVETGLYPLVEFEYGKLTSVRKIKDRKPVEEYLKLQRRFRHLFTHEKGREMIETLQRFADENAERYGLDLKRE, via the coding sequence GTGAAGTACTTCGGCAGCGGACATGGCGCTTGCCCCGGATGCGGTTTGCCGATTGCAGTCAAGACCGTTCTCAACTTGCTTGACGGCAAGGTCTTCGCAGTAAACTCCACAGGCTGCCTCGAAATCATAAGCTCCCAGTACGGCAAGAATGCATGGAACGTCCCCTACATCCATTCTCTCTTTGAGAATGCTGCCGCTGTTGCTGCAGGAGTTGAGGCTGCCCTAAGAGCCTTGAAAAGGAAGGATGAGGGGCATGTGGTCGTTTTTGCTGGCGATGGGGCAACAGCGGACATCGGCATTGGAACGCTGAGCGGAGCCTTCGACAGGAACCACGACATCCTCTACATCTGCCTTGACAATGAGGCTTACCAGAACACGGGGCACCAGCAGAGCGGCTTAACACCACCCGGAGAGTCCACCACCACAACACCCGCAGGAAAGGTTCTGCCGGGCAAGGTGGGGAGGAAGAAGGACATGATTTCTATTGCGGTAGCTCACGGCATCCCCTACGTTGCCTCATCCTCAGTCGGCTACGTTTCGGACATCCGCAGGAAGGTCAAGAAGGCTGTTAAGTTTGAGGGGGCCAAGTACATCCAGATTCACTCTCCCTGCGTCACGGGATGGGGAATTGACGGCAGCATCGCAATAAAGGTAGCGAGGCTTGCGGTTGAGACTGGCCTGTATCCCCTCGTCGAGTTCGAGTACGGGAAGCTGACTTCGGTGAGGAAAATTAAGGACAGGAAGCCTGTTGAGGAGTACCTGAAGCTGCAAAGGAGGTTCAGGCACCTCTTCACCCACGAAAAGGGCAGGGAGATGATTGAGACACTGCAGAGATTTGCGGACGAGAATGCGGAGAGGTACGGGCTTGATTTGAAGAGGGAATGA
- a CDS encoding LysE family transporter, whose amino-acid sequence MIFSFIFKVAVISSSGALAPGPLTAATAAIGVKRGWKGGFWVSVGHAAVELPLVILIATGVAVVLTHSSALSLLSVAGGVMLLSFAFLTAKSAFSKTEEKAESSANPFSTGVALSALNPFFIAWWAGVGAVLITEAISLWGYAGIAVLYLSHVWLDFAWLILLAHLTSMAIFSAKAYRALLVALAALVFLFGVDFLHYGLFSKHLLPI is encoded by the coding sequence ATGATTTTTTCCTTTATTTTTAAGGTTGCCGTAATAAGCAGCTCCGGCGCTTTAGCTCCGGGCCCTTTAACAGCAGCTACTGCCGCAATAGGCGTAAAGCGTGGCTGGAAGGGCGGTTTTTGGGTGAGTGTTGGTCATGCTGCTGTTGAGCTGCCCCTCGTCATTTTGATCGCAACAGGTGTGGCGGTGGTTCTTACTCATTCCTCAGCTTTATCGCTCCTCAGCGTTGCAGGCGGGGTGATGCTGCTCTCCTTTGCTTTTCTGACAGCCAAAAGCGCTTTTTCAAAAACTGAAGAGAAAGCCGAGAGCTCTGCCAACCCCTTCTCCACGGGAGTTGCCCTCTCAGCCCTGAATCCCTTCTTCATCGCCTGGTGGGCTGGTGTAGGAGCGGTGCTGATTACTGAAGCCATCTCGCTCTGGGGATATGCGGGAATAGCTGTTCTCTACCTCAGCCACGTCTGGCTGGACTTTGCGTGGCTTATCTTGTTAGCTCACCTCACTTCAATGGCCATTTTCAGCGCTAAAGCATACAGAGCGTTGCTTGTCGCACTCGCAGCTCTCGTTTTCCTCTTCGGAGTTGACTTCCTCCACTACGGTCTGTTCAGCAAGCATCTTCTACCAATCTAA
- a CDS encoding IS481-like element ISA0963-3 family transposase produces MRKLTNKKIRWIIRQLDKGAPVKEIAAVMRVTPRRIYQLKKQYEETGQIPELKQPGRKPKEIDEETEQIILQAYNKYRLSPVPLEKLIERDYGIHISHNTIYKVLLKHGLVEENMSKKKRRKWVRYERTHSMSLWQGDWKRLGEKWIIAFMDDASRFITCYGVFDSATTENTIRVLKVGFREYGIPDEILTDHGTQFVAAKSREKAKHRFREFLAENGVRHVLARINHPQTNGKIERFFGLMEQKIHLFDSLDEFIYWYNYVKPHMSLNFDELETPYQAFLRKLPAERVFEYGRWLFEE; encoded by the coding sequence GTGAGAAAACTAACGAACAAAAAGATCAGGTGGATAATCAGACAGCTTGACAAGGGAGCTCCAGTAAAGGAAATAGCCGCTGTGATGAGAGTTACACCAAGAAGAATCTACCAGCTTAAAAAACAATATGAGGAAACTGGCCAGATTCCAGAACTGAAACAACCGGGAAGAAAGCCCAAGGAAATAGACGAGGAAACAGAGCAAATCATCCTGCAAGCTTACAACAAATACAGACTCAGCCCAGTACCTCTTGAAAAGCTGATAGAAAGGGATTACGGCATCCACATCTCCCATAATACAATCTACAAAGTTTTACTCAAACACGGTTTGGTGGAGGAGAACATGAGCAAGAAGAAACGAAGGAAATGGGTTAGGTACGAAAGAACCCACTCAATGTCTTTATGGCAGGGAGACTGGAAGAGGCTTGGAGAGAAATGGATTATAGCCTTCATGGATGATGCTTCCCGCTTTATTACTTGTTACGGAGTCTTCGATTCAGCTACGACTGAGAACACGATTAGAGTCCTGAAAGTGGGATTCAGGGAGTATGGCATTCCGGATGAGATCCTCACAGATCACGGAACTCAGTTTGTTGCAGCTAAAAGCAGAGAGAAGGCCAAGCATAGATTCAGGGAGTTTTTGGCCGAGAATGGAGTAAGGCATGTTCTTGCCAGAATAAACCATCCACAAACGAATGGAAAGATAGAGAGGTTCTTTGGTTTGATGGAGCAGAAGATCCATCTGTTTGATTCTTTGGATGAGTTCATTTATTGGTACAATTACGTTAAGCCTCACATGAGCCTGAATTTCGACGAATTGGAGACTCCCTATCAGGCCTTTTTGAGGAAGCTACCTGCTGAAAGGGTGTTTGAGTACGGGAGGTGGTTGTTTGAGGAGTGA